The window CCAGAGTCTCATGCTGACCGGTGACTCGCGCGCTGCCGCCGAGTGGGTGGCGAAGGACCTGGGACTTGACGACTTCTTTGCCGAGGTACTGCCGCGCGAGAAGGCAATGAGGATCCAGGAAGTCCAGCACAGGGGGCTGACGGTAGCCATGGTCGGCGACGGCGTGAACGACGCGCCGGCGCTAGCCCAGGCCGATGTCGGGATTGCGATCGGCGCCGGCACCGACGTTGCCATCGAGACGGCGGACATCATCCTGGTCCGCGACGACCCCCGCGACGTCGTGGCAGTCGTGCGGCTGTCGCGTGCCACGTACCGCAAGATGCTGCAGAATCTTGCATGGGCCACGGGGTACAATGTCGTCGCCATCCCGCTGGCAGCGGGTGTTCTTGCGGGAATCGGGTTCGTCATGAGCCCAGCCGTCGGCGCCGTCCTGATGTCCCTGTCCACCATTGTCGTCGCCATCAACGCTCGCCTGCTCAAAGCACCACGGACATAGAATCGCAATCCCTGGGGTCACGGTGGGAGGTCGAACGGTTAAGCGGTCTGGACCAATACGGTGGTCTTCGGGATTAGCATCACATCGATCCTGGTCCGGTTGGAGGTATCCGAGAACGTGAAGCTCCACGGAGATGGATTTCGGAGGTAGTGCTAATGAGGTGGTGGACCCAGGGGATTCTGGTTGGAACCTGATTCTGGTTGGAACCTTTTGCTCGTGGAATTGTCGAGACTCAGGAGGATTGTTGAGCAATCCGTGAATGGAAGGGGGCAAGACTCCACGAATACCGCAACAGAACACACTCAGGAAGTCCACCGTCATCCATAATGTCGGGGGAGTCTCCGTCGCGTTCACCACCTAAGTCAGTAGGACAAATGATGTATTGGGGGTGTAGTCATGTCACTTCAACATAGAATCCATATGGCCTGAAGGCGAACTCCTGAACCGTCGCCCGCTCGAGCAGGCCATTGTCTGATGACCCATGAGCGCCGAAGAACGGGCCAGACTCCCAGTGTTGGAGGGCAAGCCGGAGTCTGCTGGATCTCGCCCTTCTTCCCAAAGGGGCCCTGAATCCGAAGTCTCACTCACTGATATGCGTCCGCACCGATTCGGCCCTCGCCACGGAGCTGGGATGAAGCCATAGTGGGTAGTCCGTACCGGGCGATAGACACGTTTCCGCGTGCCCAAGAAGCTGGTGAACTGACCTTCTCCTGAGGAACTTGGAGGGCGGGGGGATGCACTGTTCCAGCGGTTCCGAGGTCGACGCGGGACCCGTTGCTCTACTGACATTTTCCTATTGACTGGGACCGATAATCTGACTACCGTATGATTAGAGGATTAGCCCGGATGTCTCCGTGATGGCGGCGTGTGAATCTCAGTGACCGCCTGATCGTCACACATCTTGGTCGTAGGAATAGGCACTTCTGGTCATCCGCTTTCGTCTATCTTGGTCCAATCATCCGTATCGCGATCCTGAGCATCGACCTTCGGTCACGTGATGACATCTGAGCCGGCACAATGCCGTGGAACCTCGGGAGGAAACTGAGATGGAACACCAGTCAGGGAGAAAGGCGCTTGTTCATCGGGCCAAGGGAAACTTCGTGGTGGAAGAGAACATCGGGAATGTGCAGTGGCCCCAACAGTGCGCCGTGTGCGGGGGGCCCGCCGAAACAACTGACTGCCTGCATCTGCACAGCACGTTCAAGGCGCTGGGCAAGATCGATGTTGACGTCGATGGCATCCCGTACTGCAGGGAGTGCTTCCCCAAAGTGCACAGGGGCAAGGTGCTGGAGAGGGTTCGAACCGTCCTCGCCTTCGTGCTTGGAATTCCCCTCGGGCTGTATCTGATTGTCCTCTCGATGCAGCAGCGGAGCAGCGGTTCAAAATTCGTCTGGATTGGCATGATCATGGTGCTCGCCCTTGCCGCGGGCTTTGGCCTCTCGTGGCTCATCGTAGACTTCCCGATCAGGAGACTCTTCAGGCGGCAATTCGCCAAGCCTGTAGATGCATGGCTCATCCAGGAGAACAAGAGCGACAACCGGGAGGGGATCAGCGTGGTCATCTCGATCCCCAACGAGGACTACGCTGCCGCATTCGCCGGCCTCAACGGTGCTTAGGAAGCGGAGATGCAAACGCCGACGGTGCCCATGTCCACGGTTGACTACGAGCAGGCAACCTCGTACAGGAGGCTGGCGGCACGTGGAGTTGACCTTGCCGTAGCATTCCTCGTGCTGCTGCCGCTGAGCATGGGGGTGGTAGTCCTCGTGGGTCGACTGATCGGCTCTGCTATGACGGTCGAAGTATCTGGCTGGGTCGGCGGTGCCTGTCTCTTCATCGCCCCCAT is drawn from Coprothermobacter sp. and contains these coding sequences:
- a CDS encoding heavy metal translocating P-type ATPase, which produces QSLMLTGDSRAAAEWVAKDLGLDDFFAEVLPREKAMRIQEVQHRGLTVAMVGDGVNDAPALAQADVGIAIGAGTDVAIETADIILVRDDPRDVVAVVRLSRATYRKMLQNLAWATGYNVVAIPLAAGVLAGIGFVMSPAVGAVLMSLSTIVVAINARLLKAPRT